Proteins from a single region of Pseudarthrobacter sp. NIBRBAC000502772:
- a CDS encoding GDP-L-fucose synthase has product MSDDVTFVPASLDRSSGFYVAGHRGLVGSAVWRNLESEGFTNLVGRTSAELDLKNRDAVFAFFAELKPRYVVLAAAKVGGILANNTYPVDFLSDNLRIQVNVLDAALEHGVERLLFLGSSCIYPKFAEQPIREDSLLTGHLEPTNDAYAIAKIAGIMQIQAVRRQYGLPWISAMPTNLYGPGDNFSPTGSHVLPALIRRYDEAARSGTQVVTNWGTGSPRREFLHVDDMAAACLHLLENYDGPSQVNVGTGSDVTIRELASLVASAVGYTGEITWDATKPDGTPRKLLDVSKLREAGWSSSIELEAGIRATVEWYRRNSLSVRS; this is encoded by the coding sequence ATGTCTGACGACGTCACTTTCGTACCAGCTTCACTGGACCGCTCCTCGGGCTTCTACGTTGCCGGCCATCGCGGACTCGTGGGCTCCGCGGTTTGGCGAAATCTGGAATCAGAAGGCTTCACCAACCTTGTGGGCCGCACGTCAGCCGAACTCGACTTAAAGAACCGTGATGCCGTTTTCGCGTTCTTTGCGGAACTAAAACCCCGTTACGTCGTTCTCGCCGCAGCTAAGGTTGGCGGAATTCTTGCAAACAACACTTATCCTGTCGACTTCCTCAGCGACAACCTAAGGATTCAGGTTAATGTTCTAGACGCAGCACTCGAACACGGTGTTGAACGTCTCCTGTTCCTTGGATCGTCCTGCATCTATCCAAAATTTGCCGAGCAACCCATCCGAGAAGACTCATTGCTTACGGGCCACCTTGAGCCGACTAACGATGCTTATGCTATTGCCAAGATCGCAGGAATCATGCAGATTCAAGCGGTGCGCCGGCAGTATGGCCTTCCCTGGATCTCTGCGATGCCTACTAACCTCTACGGTCCGGGGGACAACTTCTCCCCCACGGGATCCCATGTCTTGCCTGCCTTGATCCGACGTTATGACGAAGCAGCACGGTCCGGGACCCAAGTAGTAACGAACTGGGGAACCGGGTCGCCCCGCAGGGAATTCCTTCACGTCGACGACATGGCAGCAGCGTGCCTTCACCTGCTGGAAAACTACGACGGCCCCTCCCAAGTGAATGTGGGAACGGGTAGCGACGTCACCATTCGTGAACTCGCATCGCTTGTGGCGTCAGCCGTTGGTTACACCGGCGAAATCACCTGGGATGCGACAAAACCGGATGGCACCCCGCGAAAGCTACTCGACGTTTCTAAATTGAGGGAAGCTGGGTGGAGTTCGTCTATCGAACTCGAAGCAGGAATTCGTGCGACGGTCGAATGGTACAGACGCAATTCCTTGTCGGTACGCAGCTAA
- a CDS encoding sugar transferase yields MSEDANWRRRSSRRLRIVDAFIIIWAVVGAFLIRFGMDSESTTAGQDVPYVWLSVVLAAAWWFMLGAWNSRQSRILGSGPDEYKRVAAASLWLFGIIAIVSYVFRIDTARGYVGLALPVGLLGLLLGRWLIRQHLSIKRGQGRSMSRLLLLGGPGAVAHLAASLHGAKHAGYLPVAAYIPGADAGTSVEPQSGLRIVGNKSDPQSIVNALEACGADAVAVSAGVQLHPQTLRHLGWELAARNIGLIMAPALTDIAGPRIHTQQVAGLPLIHVTTPTLEGGQRVAKRLFDVAAAGILLAIVSPAMILVALLIKLDSRGPILFRQERVGMEGNHFFMIKFRSMVIDAERRRAELEQANEGSGPLFKMKNDPRVTRLGAILRRFSVDELPQLLNILSGSMSLVGPRPPLPREVEAYESDVRRRLLVKPGLTGLWQVSGRSNLSWQDSVRLDLYYVENWSLAGDLVIILRTARAVFGRAGAY; encoded by the coding sequence ATGAGTGAGGACGCCAACTGGCGCCGGCGGTCATCGCGTCGGCTACGCATAGTTGATGCGTTCATTATTATCTGGGCGGTCGTTGGAGCATTCCTCATCCGCTTTGGCATGGATTCAGAATCGACCACCGCCGGCCAAGACGTACCGTACGTTTGGCTTTCCGTGGTGCTGGCTGCAGCCTGGTGGTTCATGTTGGGAGCCTGGAACAGTCGTCAAAGCCGCATACTCGGATCCGGGCCGGACGAATACAAGCGAGTAGCAGCCGCGTCCCTTTGGCTGTTCGGAATCATCGCGATTGTTTCCTATGTCTTCCGGATTGACACTGCACGTGGCTACGTGGGGCTGGCGCTTCCTGTTGGGCTACTGGGCCTTCTACTTGGCCGATGGTTGATCAGACAACATTTGAGCATCAAACGCGGGCAAGGCCGCAGTATGTCGCGGCTACTTTTACTCGGAGGCCCCGGTGCTGTTGCACATTTGGCAGCGTCTTTGCACGGAGCCAAGCATGCCGGATACCTCCCAGTTGCGGCGTACATTCCTGGGGCAGATGCTGGCACAAGCGTCGAACCCCAGTCGGGGCTTAGGATCGTGGGAAATAAATCCGATCCGCAGTCCATTGTCAACGCCTTGGAGGCATGTGGTGCCGATGCGGTGGCGGTATCCGCGGGCGTACAACTACATCCGCAGACGCTGCGTCACTTGGGCTGGGAGTTGGCGGCTCGAAACATCGGGCTGATAATGGCGCCTGCGCTCACAGACATCGCCGGTCCTCGCATACACACTCAACAAGTTGCTGGACTGCCTCTTATTCATGTGACAACACCCACGCTCGAGGGCGGTCAAAGAGTCGCCAAACGCCTTTTTGACGTCGCGGCAGCGGGAATTTTGTTGGCGATTGTGTCGCCAGCGATGATTCTTGTTGCTTTGCTCATTAAGCTAGACAGTCGCGGACCGATCCTGTTTCGTCAGGAACGCGTTGGGATGGAGGGCAATCACTTCTTTATGATCAAGTTTCGTTCGATGGTCATCGATGCCGAACGCCGCCGCGCTGAGCTGGAGCAAGCGAATGAAGGCAGCGGTCCTTTATTCAAGATGAAGAATGACCCGCGCGTGACACGTCTGGGAGCAATTCTCCGGCGTTTCAGCGTTGATGAGTTACCTCAACTGCTTAACATTCTCAGCGGATCAATGAGTCTTGTCGGCCCACGGCCTCCACTTCCCCGCGAAGTCGAGGCGTACGAAAGTGACGTCCGGCGTCGACTTCTTGTCAAGCCGGGACTGACGGGGCTCTGGCAGGTCAGTGGGCGCTCTAATCTGTCATGGCAGGACTCGGTCCGCCTTGACCTGTACTACGTGGAAAATTGGTCGCTGGCTGGCGACCTCGTAATCATCCTCCGAACCGCCCGTGCTGTTTTTGGCAGAGCGGGCGCCTACTAA
- a CDS encoding UDP-glucose/GDP-mannose dehydrogenase family protein: MRISVIGCGYLGAVHAACMAKLGHEVVGIDVDARKIEDLSAARAPFYEPGLEDLLREVQETGRLSFTTDLAAAAGNAVHFICVGTPQKKGENGADLTYVDAAATGLLPYLSPGDVVVGKSTVPVGTASRLAELLLAAQPDAHLVWNPEFLREGHAVSDTLHPDRFVYGVSDGSEDHPAVSILDDVYNVPLASGTPRLVTDHPTAELVKTAANSFLATKISFINAMAELCEAAGADVTQLADAIGMDDRIGRKFLNAGIGFGGGCLPKDIRAFMARAGELGADQALTFLREVDAINMRRRTRVVELARDLCDGSLLGKRVTVLGAAFKPESDDVRDSPALSIAAQLQLQGAVVTVTDPKALPNAARRFPELHYEVDTSVAIAKADALLLLTEWQEYRDLDPYDLGSAVSVRRILDGRNVLDPAKWRAAGWTYRGLGRP, encoded by the coding sequence ATGCGCATATCTGTAATCGGCTGCGGCTATCTAGGCGCTGTGCATGCGGCGTGCATGGCCAAGTTGGGCCATGAGGTAGTCGGTATTGACGTGGACGCGCGGAAAATCGAAGATCTATCTGCTGCTCGTGCGCCGTTTTACGAGCCAGGACTTGAAGACCTATTGAGGGAAGTGCAGGAAACGGGACGGCTGTCCTTCACCACGGACTTGGCCGCTGCTGCAGGAAATGCAGTTCACTTTATCTGTGTGGGAACGCCTCAGAAAAAGGGTGAGAACGGTGCTGACCTGACCTATGTCGACGCCGCCGCGACAGGCCTGCTCCCCTATCTCTCGCCAGGCGACGTAGTGGTTGGAAAGTCGACAGTTCCGGTGGGAACAGCCTCACGCCTCGCTGAGCTTCTCCTTGCAGCACAACCTGACGCCCACTTAGTCTGGAATCCAGAGTTCCTCCGTGAGGGTCACGCCGTCTCCGACACCCTCCACCCGGACCGCTTCGTGTATGGTGTCAGCGACGGTTCTGAGGACCATCCTGCTGTATCCATCCTGGACGACGTCTACAACGTCCCACTGGCCTCCGGAACGCCCCGTCTCGTCACCGACCATCCGACTGCAGAGCTTGTTAAAACCGCCGCAAACTCCTTCCTGGCCACCAAAATTTCCTTTATCAACGCCATGGCAGAACTTTGCGAAGCAGCTGGAGCAGACGTCACACAGCTCGCGGATGCCATTGGCATGGACGATCGTATTGGTCGAAAGTTCCTGAACGCGGGGATCGGCTTCGGGGGCGGGTGTCTGCCCAAAGACATCCGAGCGTTCATGGCCCGCGCGGGCGAGCTCGGAGCGGACCAGGCGCTCACTTTCCTTCGAGAGGTCGATGCAATCAACATGCGTCGCAGAACCCGCGTGGTGGAACTAGCAAGGGACCTGTGTGACGGGTCCCTGCTAGGTAAGCGAGTCACCGTGTTGGGCGCTGCATTCAAGCCTGAGAGTGATGATGTCCGGGATTCCCCCGCCCTCAGCATCGCGGCTCAGCTGCAATTGCAGGGCGCGGTAGTGACAGTGACCGACCCGAAGGCTCTGCCAAACGCCGCCCGGAGATTTCCTGAACTGCACTACGAAGTTGACACGTCCGTTGCCATCGCGAAGGCGGATGCTCTGCTGTTACTCACAGAGTGGCAGGAGTACCGCGATCTGGACCCTTATGACTTAGGAAGCGCCGTTTCTGTACGTCGAATCCTGGACGGCCGCAACGTTCTGGACCCTGCCAAATGGCGCGCCGCCGGATGGACCTATCGAGGCCTGGGTCGGCCCTAA
- a CDS encoding DUF4012 domain-containing protein, producing MTDAKEIPARDERSRAGRVSKSRKSNHRRPLLLTLIALGSLVIVAVAGSAWLASKATAIKSELDAATLLIPTLRENITSDDAGTASGTVTQLRAHTLAAKDAANDPIWTLAASLPGLGQNFSAVAEVARSADDVASLGLEPLVRVYGALDWQALLPSSEGTDLTPVETASPSISAAAHAVRLSAERLNQIDATKLWPQVAAPLTQARDQLQTVTGALDAAADASNIAPGMLGAGATRNYLLMIQNNAESRASGGIPGALAVLSLDKGKLSLGAQSSASAVGVMLPVVPVEAEQQQIYSGRVGKFMQDVNLTPDFPTAASTAQAMWERKTGQRVDGVISIDPVALGYVLDATGTVSIKHPELVALAAAGLPTELTGQNIVQTLLSDVYAKIEQPGLQDAYFAGVAQEIFAALADGKGNAKGLIEGLTRGTTEGRVLVWSGLPAEQSIMSKYALSGSISGPSISPAQFGVYYNDGTGAKMDYYVDRTVQLMKECARDGYEQTIVRVTSTNTAPADAGTSLPTYVTGAGAFGVPAGSVQTNIVAYGPVQSNVETAKVDGQSTNFASYEHSNRPVGTLAVRLAPGESSTVDFTFSKIVQHTEPNVVVTPTVQDVKDVILPTTSDSCGQ from the coding sequence ATGACAGACGCCAAAGAAATTCCGGCTAGAGATGAACGGTCTCGGGCGGGACGTGTTTCGAAGTCTCGCAAGTCAAACCACCGCCGACCGCTCCTACTCACGCTTATCGCCCTTGGCAGCCTTGTTATCGTCGCTGTCGCCGGTTCGGCCTGGCTAGCAAGCAAGGCAACGGCAATTAAGTCCGAACTCGATGCGGCGACTCTTCTGATCCCGACGTTGAGGGAAAACATCACGAGTGACGACGCGGGAACGGCTTCCGGGACAGTCACACAACTGCGCGCCCACACCCTTGCGGCAAAGGATGCGGCCAACGATCCTATATGGACCTTGGCTGCCAGCCTGCCCGGGCTTGGCCAAAACTTCAGCGCCGTGGCCGAAGTCGCACGCTCGGCCGACGACGTGGCCAGCCTCGGTCTCGAACCCTTGGTAAGGGTTTATGGAGCACTCGATTGGCAGGCCCTGCTCCCCAGTAGCGAAGGAACTGACCTGACCCCGGTGGAAACGGCCTCGCCGAGCATCTCGGCCGCAGCGCACGCCGTTCGACTGTCAGCTGAGAGGCTAAACCAGATCGATGCCACCAAGCTATGGCCGCAGGTTGCGGCTCCGTTGACGCAGGCACGGGACCAGTTGCAAACCGTAACCGGAGCGTTAGACGCGGCCGCCGATGCATCCAACATTGCGCCCGGGATGCTTGGTGCGGGAGCTACCCGTAACTACCTCCTCATGATCCAAAACAACGCCGAGTCTCGAGCTTCCGGGGGAATACCTGGAGCGCTTGCTGTCCTGAGTCTCGACAAAGGAAAGCTGAGCCTCGGGGCCCAGAGCAGCGCCAGCGCCGTCGGGGTCATGTTGCCGGTCGTCCCGGTCGAGGCCGAGCAGCAACAGATCTACTCGGGGCGCGTCGGGAAGTTCATGCAGGATGTGAACCTGACACCCGACTTCCCAACAGCAGCCAGCACTGCTCAGGCCATGTGGGAGAGAAAAACCGGACAGCGTGTGGACGGGGTTATATCAATAGACCCCGTGGCCCTTGGCTACGTGCTTGATGCCACCGGTACCGTTAGCATCAAGCACCCAGAGCTCGTAGCGCTCGCAGCCGCGGGCTTGCCGACGGAACTGACAGGTCAGAACATCGTGCAGACCCTGCTCTCTGACGTGTACGCCAAAATCGAGCAGCCGGGATTGCAGGATGCATACTTTGCAGGCGTCGCTCAGGAAATTTTTGCAGCACTGGCCGACGGCAAGGGAAATGCAAAGGGCCTGATCGAAGGGCTCACCCGCGGTACCACCGAGGGACGCGTTCTGGTGTGGTCAGGCCTGCCTGCAGAACAATCCATCATGTCGAAGTACGCACTGAGCGGTTCCATTTCAGGTCCCAGCATCTCGCCGGCTCAGTTCGGTGTTTACTATAACGACGGTACCGGCGCCAAGATGGACTACTACGTTGACCGTACTGTCCAACTCATGAAGGAATGCGCCAGAGACGGCTATGAACAAACCATTGTGCGGGTAACCAGCACAAATACCGCTCCTGCCGATGCTGGGACGTCACTCCCAACATATGTCACTGGTGCGGGCGCTTTCGGCGTGCCCGCCGGGTCAGTTCAAACCAACATCGTGGCTTATGGTCCCGTCCAATCAAACGTAGAAACCGCGAAAGTCGACGGTCAGAGCACCAACTTTGCTTCTTACGAGCACAGCAACCGACCTGTGGGTACGCTCGCAGTCAGGTTAGCGCCAGGAGAGAGCAGCACGGTCGACTTCACCTTTTCGAAAATCGTGCAGCACACGGAACCTAACGTGGTTGTCACACCTACTGTGCAAGATGTCAAAGATGTGATCCTGCCCACAACAAGTGATTCATGTGGGCAGTAG
- a CDS encoding LPXTG cell wall anchor domain-containing protein: MKKSLAALALAGSLALVGAAPAFATYPAPSPVPPQAAVSDNQVGPGEQFVFRGNGPFAGQPLTIRVTPGTPPASSGAAVGNRAVSSRISVFAEAQTLSATADAQGNFSVPITIVAAGTYLVTATSNTTGATVGPVTVVVDPAYASTLSNTGGGAALANTGGGTGLANTGADSGLILWTLVGAGALAAGAASVVVVRRRAKTEAAA; this comes from the coding sequence ATGAAAAAATCACTCGCAGCACTCGCCCTTGCAGGATCGCTCGCCCTTGTCGGTGCCGCACCGGCATTCGCAACCTACCCGGCTCCTTCGCCGGTTCCGCCGCAGGCAGCGGTTTCGGACAACCAAGTTGGTCCCGGTGAGCAGTTTGTCTTCCGCGGCAACGGCCCCTTCGCTGGTCAGCCGCTGACCATCCGGGTCACACCGGGCACACCGCCGGCATCTTCCGGCGCCGCAGTTGGTAACCGCGCAGTGAGCTCAAGGATCAGCGTATTTGCCGAGGCGCAGACACTTTCCGCTACGGCAGACGCACAGGGCAACTTCTCTGTGCCGATCACCATTGTTGCAGCCGGCACCTACCTCGTCACTGCAACGAGCAACACCACGGGCGCAACTGTCGGCCCCGTGACAGTTGTTGTGGACCCGGCCTACGCCAGCACGCTGTCCAACACGGGTGGTGGCGCTGCGCTCGCCAACACCGGCGGTGGCACGGGCCTCGCCAACACGGGCGCCGACTCAGGCCTGATCCTATGGACTCTGGTTGGAGCTGGCGCACTTGCCGCCGGCGCAGCCTCTGTAGTTGTAGTACGCCGCCGCGCCAAGACCGAGGCAGCAGCGTAA
- a CDS encoding VanZ family protein, whose amino-acid sequence MAQKTLAASWPEPSEGALKQLENPRLWRSVLVTMLALLALVAYWPSPVDAPVQGDLSGFLKFLHGRGIPGWFNYQFVEASANVMLFIPLGAVASLAYDGKRWWQIGAFGLIVSGVMELGQLLFLHNRFASALDLVTNTGGAVIGALLVAAALKRLQARRWSAAGL is encoded by the coding sequence TTGGCGCAAAAGACTTTGGCAGCCAGCTGGCCTGAACCATCTGAGGGCGCTTTGAAACAACTGGAAAATCCCAGGCTCTGGCGCTCTGTCCTGGTGACCATGCTGGCGCTGCTGGCGCTGGTGGCTTATTGGCCAAGCCCCGTCGATGCTCCTGTGCAGGGGGACCTTTCGGGCTTCCTGAAGTTCCTCCACGGCCGTGGAATTCCCGGATGGTTCAATTACCAGTTCGTGGAGGCGTCTGCCAACGTCATGCTCTTTATTCCGCTGGGCGCAGTGGCGTCCTTGGCCTATGACGGCAAGCGTTGGTGGCAAATCGGCGCCTTTGGGCTAATTGTCTCGGGGGTAATGGAACTGGGTCAGCTGCTGTTTCTTCACAACCGGTTCGCAAGTGCGCTGGATCTTGTCACAAACACAGGTGGGGCTGTAATTGGCGCGCTCTTGGTCGCCGCGGCCCTTAAACGTCTACAGGCCCGCCGCTGGTCAGCGGCGGGCCTGTAG
- the galU gene encoding UTP--glucose-1-phosphate uridylyltransferase GalU: protein MTMGKSITKAVIPAAGLGTRFLPATKAMPKEMLPVVDRPAIQYVVEEAVKAGLDDILMITGRSKRALEDHFDREPGLERALELKGDQGRLDLVHEASDLGPIHYVRQGEAKGLGHAVLCASQHVGNEPFAVLLGDDLIDEAETLLTTMIEVQQKTGGSVIALIEVDPSEISAYGCADITAIEGEDFVRVNSLVEKPAIAEAPSNLAVIGRYVLHPSVFGVLENTEPGRGGEIQLTDALQTLAAGEGEGSGVYGVIFKGRRFDTGDKLSYLKAVITLASERVEFGEDLKTWLKAFVG, encoded by the coding sequence ATGACAATGGGGAAATCTATTACTAAAGCCGTCATTCCTGCTGCCGGCCTGGGGACTCGGTTCCTGCCCGCCACGAAGGCGATGCCGAAGGAAATGCTGCCGGTTGTTGACCGCCCGGCCATCCAGTACGTGGTGGAGGAAGCCGTCAAGGCCGGCCTCGACGACATTCTGATGATCACGGGGCGCAGCAAGCGCGCCCTTGAGGACCACTTCGACCGTGAACCCGGGTTGGAGCGCGCGCTGGAGCTGAAGGGCGATCAGGGTCGCCTGGACCTGGTCCACGAGGCTTCTGATCTTGGTCCTATCCACTACGTCCGCCAGGGCGAAGCCAAGGGCCTGGGCCACGCGGTGCTGTGCGCCAGCCAGCACGTAGGCAACGAACCGTTCGCCGTCCTCCTGGGTGACGACCTCATCGATGAGGCCGAGACCCTCCTCACCACCATGATCGAGGTGCAGCAGAAGACGGGCGGTTCCGTCATCGCCCTGATCGAGGTGGATCCCTCGGAGATCAGCGCCTACGGCTGCGCGGACATCACTGCGATCGAGGGCGAGGACTTCGTTCGCGTCAATAGTTTGGTGGAAAAGCCGGCCATCGCCGAAGCGCCGTCCAACCTGGCCGTCATCGGCCGTTACGTGCTGCACCCGTCGGTGTTCGGCGTCCTCGAGAACACGGAACCGGGCCGCGGCGGTGAGATCCAGCTGACTGATGCTCTCCAGACCTTGGCCGCCGGCGAGGGCGAGGGCTCGGGCGTGTATGGCGTGATCTTCAAAGGCCGCCGCTTCGATACAGGCGACAAGCTGAGCTACTTGAAGGCTGTCATCACGCTGGCTTCCGAGCGTGTGGAATTCGGTGAGGACTTGAAGACGTGGCTGAAGGCCTTCGTCGGCTAG
- a CDS encoding enoyl-CoA hydratase/isomerase family protein encodes MISLSIANGVAEVVLDAPHKLNSLDEQALADLTQAYDDAAAAASRGEVRALLLRGEGRAFCAGRDISAVTPETDDAEAYLGGLVQPLLKKMSAFPAPTFAAAHGACLGVGLGLLLATDVVYVAENAKFGSPFAKLGATLDSGGHWYFTERLGMHRTLDLIYTAELMSGAEAVAQGMFSRAMPADELLANTREIVTKVAAGATGAFTASKELVAHIRDQRLGLWDAMAEENAEQARLCKGADYAEGFRAFQEKRAPVFEGR; translated from the coding sequence ATGATCTCCCTCTCCATCGCCAACGGCGTCGCCGAAGTGGTCCTAGACGCGCCCCACAAGCTGAACTCGCTCGACGAGCAGGCGCTCGCTGATTTAACACAGGCGTACGACGACGCCGCTGCCGCCGCCTCGCGCGGTGAGGTGCGGGCGCTGCTGCTCAGGGGAGAGGGCCGCGCCTTCTGCGCGGGCCGCGACATTTCGGCCGTGACGCCGGAGACGGACGACGCCGAAGCGTACCTGGGCGGGCTGGTGCAGCCGCTGCTGAAGAAGATGAGCGCGTTCCCGGCGCCGACGTTCGCGGCCGCCCATGGCGCGTGCCTGGGCGTGGGGCTGGGCCTGTTGCTGGCCACGGATGTGGTGTACGTGGCGGAGAATGCCAAGTTCGGTTCGCCGTTCGCCAAGCTGGGCGCCACGCTGGATTCGGGAGGGCACTGGTACTTCACCGAGCGGCTGGGCATGCACCGGACGCTGGACCTGATCTACACGGCCGAGCTCATGTCCGGCGCGGAGGCCGTCGCGCAGGGGATGTTCAGCCGGGCGATGCCGGCTGATGAATTGTTGGCCAACACCCGGGAAATTGTGACGAAGGTGGCCGCCGGGGCCACTGGCGCGTTCACGGCGAGCAAGGAGCTGGTGGCGCACATCCGCGACCAGCGCCTCGGCCTGTGGGACGCCATGGCAGAGGAAAACGCAGAGCAGGCGCGGCTCTGCAAGGGCGCAGACTATGCCGAAGGCTTCCGGGCGTTCCAAGAGAAGCGGGCGCCAGTCTTCGAAGGCCGGTGA
- the paaE gene encoding 1,2-phenylacetyl-CoA epoxidase subunit PaaE: MPVVRQTAAESALASGRRRPSFHTLTVTEVRRLTEDAIEVTFGVPQELAGQFDYLPGQYVALRTTLPDETGEPHEIRRSYSICAEPRSFPDGSSEIRVAVKQDLGGLFSTWANAELKAGDTLDVMSPMGAFVSKHGRDGKAVEQNVMNSMNHPEELAGEAASQGAGTFVAIAAGSGITPVIAIARTLLAANPETRFDLIYANKAAMDVMFLEELADLKDKYPQRLAIHHVLSREQRIAPLLSGRIDAEKLQQLLGTAIHADDVDEWFLCGPFELVQLCRDTLAERGVKPEHVRFELFTSGKPDRPEGHAGRPVVVDESQETYKITFKLDGLQGDVASPTHARESILNAALRVRADVPFACAGGVCGTCRAKLVTGTVTMDENYALEQDELDKGYVLTCQSHPTSKEVTVDFDV, translated from the coding sequence ATGCCTGTTGTGCGCCAGACCGCCGCCGAATCGGCGCTAGCCAGCGGCCGCCGTCGTCCGTCCTTCCACACCCTCACCGTCACCGAGGTAAGAAGGCTGACCGAGGACGCCATCGAGGTGACCTTCGGAGTACCCCAAGAGCTGGCCGGCCAGTTCGACTACCTGCCCGGCCAGTACGTGGCCCTGCGCACCACGCTGCCGGATGAGACCGGCGAGCCGCACGAGATCCGCCGCAGCTACTCCATCTGCGCGGAGCCGCGCAGCTTCCCGGACGGCAGCAGCGAGATCCGGGTGGCCGTGAAGCAGGACCTGGGCGGGCTGTTCTCCACGTGGGCCAACGCGGAGCTGAAGGCTGGGGACACCCTGGACGTTATGAGCCCCATGGGCGCGTTTGTGTCCAAGCACGGCCGGGACGGCAAGGCCGTGGAGCAGAACGTCATGAACTCCATGAACCACCCGGAGGAGCTGGCGGGGGAGGCGGCCTCGCAGGGGGCGGGCACCTTTGTGGCCATCGCGGCGGGGAGCGGCATCACCCCGGTGATCGCGATCGCCCGCACGCTGCTGGCGGCCAACCCGGAGACGCGCTTTGACCTGATCTACGCCAACAAGGCCGCCATGGACGTGATGTTCCTGGAGGAGCTGGCGGACCTGAAGGACAAGTACCCGCAGCGGCTGGCCATCCACCACGTGCTGTCCCGCGAGCAGCGGATCGCGCCGCTGCTGTCCGGCAGGATCGACGCCGAAAAGCTCCAGCAGCTGCTGGGCACAGCCATCCACGCCGACGATGTGGACGAGTGGTTCCTGTGCGGGCCGTTCGAGCTGGTGCAGCTGTGCCGGGACACCCTGGCCGAGCGCGGGGTGAAGCCGGAGCACGTGCGGTTCGAGCTGTTCACGAGCGGCAAGCCGGACCGCCCGGAGGGCCACGCCGGCCGCCCCGTGGTGGTGGACGAGTCCCAGGAGACCTACAAGATCACCTTCAAGCTGGATGGCCTGCAGGGCGATGTGGCCAGCCCCACGCATGCCCGCGAGTCGATCCTGAACGCCGCGCTGCGGGTCCGTGCGGACGTGCCGTTCGCGTGCGCCGGGGGAGTGTGCGGCACGTGCCGCGCCAAACTGGTCACCGGCACCGTCACCATGGACGAAAACTACGCGCTGGAGCAGGATGAACTGGACAAGGGGTACGTCCTGACCTGCCAGAGCCACCCCACCAGCAAAGAAGTAACAGTCGACTTCGACGTGTAA
- the paaD gene encoding 1,2-phenylacetyl-CoA epoxidase subunit PaaD, which yields MTAVAVQQRTQQQQAWDIAATVCDPEIPVLTIEDLGILRDVQVTGEQSVRVTITPTYSGCPAMDAIRDDLKIAFAKKGYTAEVDLVLAPAWTTDWMTEAGKAKLQEYGIAPPSGMAAAGGHHGPIRLKMAVKCPQCSSLNTKELTRFGSTSCKALYVCKDCLEPFDYFKVL from the coding sequence GTGACCGCCGTGGCCGTACAGCAGCGGACGCAACAGCAGCAGGCGTGGGACATCGCCGCCACGGTCTGCGATCCGGAGATCCCCGTGCTCACCATCGAGGACCTGGGGATCCTCCGCGACGTGCAGGTGACAGGGGAACAAAGCGTAAGGGTCACCATCACGCCCACGTACTCGGGCTGCCCGGCCATGGACGCCATCCGCGACGACCTGAAGATAGCCTTCGCCAAAAAGGGCTACACAGCAGAGGTGGACCTGGTGCTCGCCCCGGCCTGGACCACGGACTGGATGACCGAGGCCGGGAAGGCGAAGCTGCAGGAGTACGGCATCGCCCCGCCGTCGGGCATGGCAGCGGCGGGCGGACACCATGGCCCCATCAGGCTCAAAATGGCCGTGAAATGCCCCCAGTGCTCCAGCCTGAACACCAAGGAGCTCACCCGTTTCGGCTCCACGTCCTGCAAGGCGCTGTACGTCTGCAAGGACTGCCTGGAACCGTTCGACTACTTCAAAGTCCTGTAA